The following coding sequences lie in one Glycine soja cultivar W05 chromosome 16, ASM419377v2, whole genome shotgun sequence genomic window:
- the LOC114389303 gene encoding probable non-intrinsic ABC protein 5, whose product MDREKYDEVLEACSLTKDLEVLPFGDQTTIREKGINLSGGQKQRVQIARALYQDSDIYLFDDPFSALDAHTRSHLFKECLLGLLKSKIVIYITHQVEFLSDADLIVVMREGRITQSGKYNDILRSGTDFMELVGAHKAALSLIKSLERRPTFKTSTLTKEDTSSVSYDIVKPKGQLVQEEEREKGRVGFNVYWKYITTAYGGALVPIILLSTILTVAFQIASNYWMILATPMSATAEPDIGSFKLMVVYVALSIGSSIFTFARAFLAVIAGYKTAIVIFNKMHLCIFRAPISYFDATSSGRILNRTKVH is encoded by the exons ATGGATAGGGAAAAGTATGATGAGGTGCTAGAAGCATGTTCCTTGACAAAAGACCTTGAGGTTCTACCATTTGGTGATCAGACCACTATCAGAGAGAAGGGAATCAATTTGAGTGGTGGACAGAAGCAAAGAGTGCAAATAGCCCGTGCTCTATACCAAGATTCTGATATATATCTGTTTGATGATCCCTTCAGTGCATTGGATGCTCATACAAGATCCCATCTCTTTAAG GAGTGCTTGCTTGGCCTTTTAAAATCAAAAATTGTGATTTATATAACTCATCAAGTAGAGTTCTTATCCGATGCTGATCTAATAGTG GTCATGAGAGAAGGAAGAATAACTCAATCAGGAAAATACAATGACATTCTCAGGTCAGGCACTGATTTTATGGAACTTGTAGGTGCACACAAAGCAGCTTTGTCTTTAATCAAGTCCTTGGAGAGAAGGCCAACATTTAAAACATCAACTTTAACCAAGGAGGACACAAGTTCAGTAAGTT ATGACATAGTTAAACCCAAAGGGCAACTAGTTCAAGAAGAAGAACGGGAAAAGGGTAGAGTAGGGTTTAATGTCTACTGGAAATACATCACAACAGCTTATGGAGGAGCTCTTGTACCCATCATATTACTTTCAACGATACTCACTGTGGCTTTTCAGATTGCTAGCAATTATTGGATGATTTTGGCTACTCCTATGTCTGCAACTGCAGAACCTGATATTGGAAGCTTTAAACTTATGGTTGTCTATGTTGCTTTGTCAATTGGAAGTTCCATTTTCACCTTTGCCAGAGCATTTCTTGCTGTGATAGCTGGATACAAGACAGCCATTGTGATCTTTAATAAAATGCATTTGTGCATTTTTCGAGCACCAATATCATATTTTGATGCCACCTCGAGTGGGCGAATCCTTAATAGA ACCAAAGTGCACTAG